A genomic segment from Sparus aurata chromosome 20, fSpaAur1.1, whole genome shotgun sequence encodes:
- the LOC115571124 gene encoding myoferlin-like isoform X3: MLRVVVESAKGLPKKKLGNPDPVTSVIFKDEKKKTKSIDSEVNPVWNEVLEFDLKGTALDSSSYVDVIVKDYETIGKDKFLGATKISLRELSSGQVRSLPSRNVPLVNESGQNIGATINLVIGYDPPPNAAPNLNDPQAGDATVDAGGGGGGEEGDETLPDGGQSGAAGVPSSPGQNANLRQRVARPQNRHRLVNKPQDFQIRVRIIEARQLSGNNVKPVVKVSVCEETHRTRIKRGNNPFFDEMFFYNVHMLPSDLFDKHISFRVYNSYSLRADSLMGEFKLDVGYVYDEPAHCVMRKWLLLNDPNDSSSGAKGYLKVSLFVVGTGDEPPVEKRESNADQDDIESNLLLPAGVTLRWATLSLKVFRAEDIPQMDDAFVQTMKEIFGGDENKKNLVDPFLEARFAGKKLCTQIVEKNANPEWNQVLNLQVKFPSMCERVKLTVFDWDRLTGNDAIGTTYLNLAKIASSGGEIEANTGQAEVGFLPVFGPCYVNLYGSPREFSGLPDPYEDLNYGKGEGVAYRGRIMVELSTKLEGKADKAVDGIPSDDILVAQKYQRRRKYCLCAVFHSASMIQEPGEPIQFEVSIGNYGNKLDTTCKPLASTTQYSCAVFDGNHYYYLPWADTKPVVVVISFWEDISHRLDTVNIILYISHRLQSNLEAFKTGIVGKVSDNQLVEVWLKLLNQLIEDLESYPTPELEGRSNLTALDIQIKKLRDSALTTIRDGARRMREEAREIRDTLSDIESWAEKLKVLAEEPQNSMPDVIIWMLRGEKRVAYARIPAHQVLFSTYSEQACGQHCGKTQTIFLQYPMDKTKGLKVPVQVRVNMWLGLSAHEKKFNSFSEGTFSVFAEMYENQAQVFGKWGTTGLVGRHKFSDVTGKLKLKQEYFLPPRGWEWEDDWFIDPEKALLTEADAGHTEFMDEVFQNETRFPGGEWKAASEPFTDVNGEKSRNPGEFDCPPGWTWEDEWTVDDNRAVDDLGWEYGVTIPPDDKPRSWVPAEKVYHVHRRRRLVRPRKRAAGSAGAAAERRDRGDPEGWEFSSLIGWKFHRKERSSDTFRRRRWRRKMAPEDRLGASAIFQLEGALGVDTDVKEKGSKADATKLFGANTPTVSCTFDRSHVYHLRVYVYQARNLASMDKDSFSDPYAHVSFLHLSKRTEKLQSTLNPTWDQTLIFNDVQIYGDPQNIAQQPPDVVLEFYDNDQVGKDELLGRSVCVPMVKLNPGMDQTPKLLWHPIIQKGHKAGEALVAAELILKDKSGESDLPLVPPKRAENLYMVPQGIRPVVQLTAVEILAWGLRNMKPYQLASVSSPSLVVECGGQRVESAVIKNMKKSPNFPSSVLFIKVLLPKDEMYTPPIVLKVIDHRPFGRKPVVGQCTITTLEEFRCDPYVITAEGAMSSKMALMAASPSKHVSINMEERRPLLEAQFMYSMSAAVNKMASPTSHFIAEKEKETVDWWSKLYASTGDQERCGPYLKKGYDTLTVYDCELENVPEFKGLTDFCNTYKLLRGKNENGDEDPTVVGELKGSFKVYPLPDDPGVAPPPRQFRELPESGPQECLVRIYVVRATDLQPKDNNGKCDPYIKIALGRNTVDDRDHYLPNTTNPVFGRMFEMSCFLPQDKDLKISVYDYDLLSRDEKVGETVIDLENRFLSRYNSYCGLPQTYCISGVNQWRDQLKPSQILENLARMKGLSKPRTEDNGTSLTFNGTQYTLAQFENNKEIHQHLGEARERLCLHVLRKQGLVPEHVETRTLYSSFQPNLSQGSLQMWVDVFPKSIGIPGPPFVITPRKPKRYFLRAVIWNTTDVTLDETSITGEQMSDIYVKGWMPGMEEEKQKTDVHYRSLDGDGNFNWRFIFEFDFLPAEQLCLVSKKERFWSLDATEFRIPPKLIVQIWDNDKFSLDDYLGTLELDLRNLVAPAKTPEKCSLTMMDDVEIGAPHKTEQAKSLFAQQSVRGWWPCSIEKDGKKALGGKVEMTLEIVSEAHADERPAGKGRDEPNMNPKLDSPNRPETSFFWFTNPCKTMKFIVWRRFRCLFIGLIILTIVILFLAILLYSLPNYISMKIVKPLQ; encoded by the exons ATGTTGCGCGTTGTGGTAGAATCGGCCAAAGGTCTGCCCAAGAAGAAACTTGGAAATCCTGATCCAGTCACCTCTGTGATTTTTAAAG atgagaagaagaaaacaaagtcgATTGACAGTGAGGTGAATCCTGTGTGGAATGAG GTGCTCGAGTTCGATCTGAAGGGCACTGCGCTGGACTCCAGCTCCTACGTAGACGTGATTGTGAAAGACTATGAAACTATTGGGAAAGATAA ATTCCTTGGTGCCACCAAAATCTCTTTGAGAGAGCTTTCCTCTGGTCAAGTGAGATCACTGCCATCCAGAAATGTTCCTCTGGTCAATGAAAGTGGACAGAATATTGGA GCCACAATCAACCTTGTGATTGGCTATGATCCGCCCCCTAATGCTGCACCAAATCTCAACGACCCTCAAGCAGGAGATGCTACAGTGGATGCTG gaggtggtggcggtggtgagGAGGGTGATGAAACTCTACCAGATGGGGGCCAAAGTGGCGCTGCAGGCGTCCCCTCGTCCCCCGGTCAGAATGCTAATCTCCGCCAGCGGGTGGCCAGGCCACAGAATCGCCACCGACTCGTCAATAAACCTCAGGACTTCCAG ATTCGTGTCCGGATCATTGAGGCCCGTCAGTTGTCGGGCAACAACGTCAAACCAGTGGtgaaggtcagtgtgtgtgaagagaCCCACAGGACACGGATCAAGAGAGGGAACAACCCCTTCTTTGATGAG atgTTCTTCTACAACGTCCACATGCTCCCATCTGATCTGTTTGATAAGcacatcagcttccgg GTGTATAATTCCTACTCACTGAGGGCTGACAGTCTCATGGGGGAGTTCAAG CTCGACGTTGGCTATGTCTACGATGAACCAG CCCACTGTGTCATGAGGAAGTGGCTCCTGTTGAACGACCCCAATGACTCGAGCTCCGGTGCTAAAGGCTACCTCAAAGTCAGCCTCTTCGTAGTGGGGACCGGAGACGAGCCCCCG GTGGAGAAGAGGGAGTCAAATGCCGATCAGGATGACATAGAGAGCAATCTGCTGCTGCCAGCTGGTGTGACTCTGCGATGGGCCACCCTGTCACTGAAGGTGTTCCGAGCTGAGGACATTCCTCAGA TGGATGATGCGTTCGTCCAGACAATGAAGGAAATTTTTGGAGGCGATGAAAACAAGAAGAACCTGGTGGATCCCTTCTTAGAGGCTCGCTTTGCTGGCAAAAAG ctGTGTACTCAGATCGTTGAGAAGAACGCAAACCCAGAGTGGAATCAAGTACTGAACCTCCAAGTAAAG TTTCCATCTATGTGTGAGCGTGTCAAACTGACGGTCTTTGATTG GGATCGTTTGACAGGAAATGATGCTATTGGCACCACGTACCTGAACCTGGCCAAGATTGCCTCTTCTGGTGGAGAGATAGAAG CTAACACAGGACAGGCTGAAGTTGGTTTCCTGCCTGTCTTCGGTCCTTGCTATGTCAACCTGTACGGGAGCCCCAGAGAGTTCAGTGGCCTGCCAGACCCATATGAGGATCTCAACTATGGCAAG GGAGAGGGCGTGGCATACAGAGGCAGGATCATGGTCGAGCTGTCCACTAAGCTCGAGGGGAAAGCGGATAAAGCAGTAGACGgtatccccagtgatgacatcCTGGTGGCACAG AagtaccagaggaggaggaagtatTGTCTGTGTGCAGTCTTCCACAGCGCCTCAATGATACAGGAACCAGGAGAGCCCATCCAGTTTGAGGTCAGCATCGGCAACTACGGCAACAAGTTGGACACCACCTGCAAACCGCTGGCCTCCACCACTCAATATAGCTGTGCTGTgtttgatg GTAATCACTACTATTACCTCCCCTGGGCGGACACTAAGCCGGTGGTTGTGGTGATCTCATTCTGGGAGGACATCAGCCACCGCCTGGACACTGTCAACATCATCCTCTACATTAGTCACCGCCTG CAATCCAACCTGGAGGCATTTAAAACTGGCATCGTGGGGAAAGTCTCCGACAACCAACTTGTAGAGGTGTGGCTGAAGTTGCTCAACCAGCTGATCGAAGACCTAGAAAG tTACCCAACACCAGAGCTGGAGGGACGCTCCAACCTGACAGCTCTGGACATCCAAATCAAGAAGTTGCGAGACAGCGCTTTGACCACCATCAGGGACGGGGCCAGACGCATGAGAGAGGAGGCCAGAGAGATCCGTGACACTCTGTCCGACATCGAGTCCTGGGCAGAAAAACTTAAAGTGCTGGCTGAGGAG CCCCAGAACAGCATGCCTGACGTGATCATCTGGATGCTGCGAGGTGAGAAGAGGGTGGCCTACGCCCGTATCCCCGCTCACCAGGTCCTCTTCTCCACGTACAGTGAGCAGGCCTGTGGACAACACTGTGGCAAGACACAGACTATCTTTTTACAG tACCCCATGGACAAGACTAAGGGCCTGAAGGTGCCGGTTCAGGTTAGGGTCAACATGTGGCTGGGTCTGTCTGCACATGAGAAGAAGTTCAACTCCTTCTCTGAGGGAACCTTCAGCGTGTTTGCTGAGATG TATGAGAACCAGGCCCAGGTGTTTGGGAAGTGGGGGACCACAGGGCTGGTGGGGCGCCACAAATTCTCAGATGTAACGGGCAAACTGAAGCTGAAGCAAGAGTACTTCCTGCCACCAAGAGGATGGGAGTGGGAAGATGACTGGTTCATTGACCCAGAGAAAGC tctgttAACGGAGGCAGATGCCGGTCACACCGAGTTCATGGATGAGGTGTTCCAAAACGAGACTCGCTTCCCTGGTGGGGAGTGGAAGGCCGCCTCCGAGCCCTTTACTGATGTG AATGGAGAGAAGAGCCGTAACCCCGGGGAGTTTGATTGTCCTCCAGGTTGGACGTGGGAGGACGAGTGGACTGTGGATGACAACAGAGCCGTGGATGATCTAG GCTGGGAGTATGGAGTCACCATCCCCCCGGATGACAAGCCTCGGTCGTGGGTCCCTGCAGAGAAGGTGTACCATGTCCACCGCAGGAGGAGGCTGGTCCGACCTCGCAAGAGAGCTGCAGGTTCTGCAGGAGCCGCTGCAGAG AGGAGGGACAGAGGCGACCCTGAGGGCTGGGAATTCTCTTCCCTGATTGGCTGGAAGTTTCACAGGAAGGAGCGTTCATCAGACACGTTCCGTCGAAGGCGCTGGAGGCGGAAGATGGCGCCAGAAGACCGGCTTGGAGCATCGGCTATCTTCCAACTGGAGGGAGCGCTG GGTGTCGATACTGACGTGAAAGAGAAAGGCTCCAAGGCCGATGCCACCAAGCTGTTTGGTGCCAACACGCCCACCGTGTCCTGCACCTTTGACA GGTCACATGTGTACCATCTGCGTGTTTATGTCTATCAGGCACGAAACTTGGCATCGATGGACAAAGACAGCTTTTCTG ATCCGTATGCACACGTCTCCTTCCTGCATCTCAGTAAGAGAACAGAGAAGCTGCAATCCACACTGAACCCAACCTGGGACCAAACTCTGATTTTCAACGATGTGCAGATTTATGGAGACCCCCAGAACATCGCTCAGCAGCCCCCTGATGTTGTCCTGGAGTTCTACGACAATGACCAAGTG GGGAAGGATGAGCTGCTGGGCCGTAGTGTCTGCGTACCAATGGTGAAGTTGAACCCAGGCATGGATCAGACACCCAAACTGCTGTGGCACCCCATTATTCAGAAAGGTCACAAAGCGGGGGAGGCACTGGTGGCTGCTGAACTAATCCTGAAAGACAAG TCTGGCGAGTCAGATCTTCCTCTGGTTCCCCCAAAGAGAGCAGAGAACCTCTACATGGTTCCCCAGGGCATCCGGCCTGTGGTGCAGCTCACTGCTGTGGAG ATTCTAGCATGGGGCCTGAGGAACATGAAGCCGTACCAGCTGGCCTCAGTGTCGTCACCCAGCCTGGTGGTGGAGTGTGGCGGGCAGAGGGTGGAGTCAGCCGTCATTAAGAACATGAAGAAGAGCCCAAACTTCCCCAGCTCTGTCCTCTTCATCAAAGTG CTCCTTCCAAAGGATGAGATGTACACGCCTCCTATTGTGCTGAAGGTGATCGACCACCGTCCGTTTGGCAGGAAGCCTGTGGTGGGTCAGTGCACCATCACAACTCTGGAGGAGTTCAGATGTGACCCATATGTCATTACTGCAGAGGGAGCCATGTCTTCCAAAA TGGCTCTGATGGCAGCTTCTCCCTCCAAACACGTCTCCATTAACATGGAGGAAAGAAGACCACTGCTGGAGGCTCAG TTCATGTACAGCATGTCAGCTGCTGTCAACAAAATGGCTTCCCCAACCTCCCACTTT ATTGCAGAGAAG GAAAAAGAGACGGTTGATTGGTGGAGTAAATTGTACGCTTCAACTGGAGACCAGGAGAGATGTGGCCCTTACCTCAAAAAAGGATATGACACCCTTACG GTGTATGACTGCGAACTGGAGAATGTCCCAGAATTCAAAGGGCTGACTGATTTCTGCAACACCTACAAACTGCTACGAGGGAAGAATGAAAATGGGGACGAGGACCCCACTGTGGTTGGAGAGTTGAAG GGTTCATTTAAGGTGTACCCCCTGCCAGACGACCCAGGTGTTGCTCCCCCTCCCCGTCAGTTCAGAGAGCTGCCAGAAAGTGGACCTCAGGAGTGCCTGGTCAGGATTTATGTGGTCAGGGCGACAGACCTGCAGCCTAAAGACAACAATGGCAAA TGTGATCCGTACATCAAAATAGCACTGGGAAGAAATACGGTTGACGACAGGGACCATTACTTACCCAACACCACCAACCCTGTGTTTGGAAG GATGTTTGAGATGTCGTGCTTCCTGCCCCAGGACAAGGACCTGAAAATCTCAGTCTATGACTATGATCTCCTGAGCCGTGATGAGAAAGTCGGCGAGACAGTGATTGACCTGGAGAACCGCTTTCTGTCCCGATATAACTCCTACTGTGGCCTGCCACAAACCTATTGCAT ATCTGGTGTCAACCAGTGGCGGGACCAGCTGAAGCCGTCTCAGATCCTGGAGAACCTGGCTCGTATGAAAGGCTTGTCCAAACCCAGGACTGAAGACAACGGCACATCACTCACCTTCAATGGCACACAGTACACGCTGGCTCAGTTTG AGAACAACAAGGAAATTCATCAGCACTTAGGTGAGGCCCGCGAACGACTTTGTCTGCACGTGCTCAGAAAGCAGGGACTTGTCCCTGAACATGTGGAGACCAGGACCCTGTACAGCTCGTTCCAGCCTAATCTCTCTCAG gGAAGCCTTCAGATGTGGGTGGATGTTTTCCCCAAATCCATTGGCATTCCTGGACCTCCATTTGTAATCACACCACGCAAGCCTAAGAG GTACTTTCTGCGTGCCGTCATCTGGAACACCACAGATGTGACCTTAGATGAGACCAGCATTACAGGAGAACAGATGAGTGACATCTACGTCAAAGG CTGGATGCCAGGCATGGAGGAGGAAAAGCAGAAGACTGATGTCCACTACAGGTCGCTGGATGGTGATGGCAACTTCAACTGGAGGTTCATCTTCGAGTTCGACTTCCTGCCTGCCGAACAACTCTGCCTCGTTTCCAAGAAG GAGCGCTTCTGGAGTCTTGATGCAACCGAGTTCAGGATTCCCCCAAAGCTGATTGTTCAGATTTGGGATAACGACAAATTCTCATTGGACGACTACCTCG GCACACTAGAGCTGGATCTGCGTAACCTggttgctcctgcaaagacccCTGAGAAGTGTTCTCTGACGATGATGGACGATGTGGAAATTGGAGCTCCACACAAGACGGAGCAAGCCAAGTCTCTGTTTGCTCAGCAGTCAGTCAGAGGCTGGTGGCCCTGTTCCATTGAAAAGGATGGAAAGAAGGCTCTGGGT GGAAAAGTGGAGATGACTCTGGAGATTGTGAGTGAAGCACACGCAGACGAGAGACCTGCAGGAAAGGGCAGAGACGAACCCAACATGAACCCAAAACTGGACTCTCCCAA TCGGCCAGAAACCTCCTTCTTCTGGTTCACCAACCCGTGTAAGACCATGAAGTTCATTGTATGGCGACGGTTCAGATGCCTCTTCATCGGACTCATCATCCTCACCATAGTTATTCTCTTCCTCGCCATCCTGCTGTACTCTCTACCG AACTACATCTCAATGAAGATAGTGAAACCCCTACAATAA